In Trifolium pratense cultivar HEN17-A07 linkage group LG7, ARS_RC_1.1, whole genome shotgun sequence, a genomic segment contains:
- the LOC123897862 gene encoding centromere/kinetochore protein zw10 homolog codes for MESLFDAINIHDLLSAQDLSDRNSPLSAPDLRLLIDRVESHSLQIRSQVQSYLASHHDDFASLFSLCNDAVLQTVKVSDDLTGVLRLVSERPADVEVREVVDEMKSKSEELKVKRELLGLVGTIVSLNQRLESVKEALKNGKFQFAAEGLKELKVALRIGDEDDREPLVYGLLRNEWSQCFEEIQELLVKFMEKAVRFDGDLNQIEVKYHLEVHNLSGIQLQMVLEAMEVVGILEYGLAKVADLMIKYVITPFINRGQPLSFLEESDQDSAVLKIVPSPESKLEYLDGELLYSGIVLFIKFFYRSICFQNGSWIRTFGRLTWPRISELIISSFLSKVVPTDASKLPDFQKIIKCTSDFETALKELMFISSDDKDNRLSNFAENVEVHFAFKKKAEILAKARNLLLECDFSIPQEYTRDGSIWKNEGTSTLSSSHVVDLIFLSERCLVSKAAKQLMELIHQTLQDVCLSSTRVAVEFYHAARDAILLYEVVVPVKLERQLGGINQVAVLMHNDCLYLSQEILGFAFEYRTDFPSSMKEHAVFADLAPRFLLLAEDILQRQVHLVIYNLKEAIDSADGFQNTHQMQQFESAKFSIDQVVFILEKVHIIWEPLLLPSTYRKSMCTVLESVFSRIARDILLIDDMAAEETLQLQRLIHLMLESLSSLFESLATGDPNSHEFSAESLENLIPSLRKIRKLSELLDMPLKSITASWENKELLSCGFTITEVEDFIKAIFADSPLRKDCLRRIQNANF; via the exons ATGGAGTCTCTCTTCGACGCAATCAACATTCACGATCTTCTCTCAGCACAAGATCTCTCCGACCGAAACTCTCCTCTCTCAGCACCCGATCTCCGTCTTCTCATCGACCGTGTCGAGTCTCACTCTCTTCAGATCCGATCACAGGTACAATCCTACCTCGCCTCACACCACGACGACTTCGCAAGCCTCTTTTCTCTATGCAACGACGCCGTTTTACAGACTGTTAAGGTTTCCGATGATCTCACCGGTGTGTTACGGTTGGTCTCCGAGCGTCCCGCGGATGTCGAGGTGCGAGAAGTTGTGGACGAAATGAAGTCAAAAAGTGAGGAATTGAAGGTGAAGAGAGAGCTGTTAGGGTTGGTTGGAACAATTGTGAGTTTGAATCAGAGGTTGGAAAGTGTGAAAGAAGCGTTGAAGAATGGGAAGTTTCAGTTTGCTGCTGAAGGATTGAAGGAGTTAAAGGTTGCGTTGAGAATTGGTGATGAAGATGATAGGGAACCATTGGTGTATGGTTTGTTGAGAAATGAATGGTCTCAGTGTTTTGAAGAG ATTCAAGAGCTCCTTGTGAAGTTTATGGAAAAGGCTGTGCGGTTTGATGGGGACTTGAATCAAATAGAAGTCAAATATCATTTAGAAGTTCATAATTTGAGTGGGATTCAGCTGCAAATGGTTTTGGAAGCAATGGAG GTGGTTGGTATTCTAGAGTATGGGCTTGCTAAAGTTGCTGATTTGATGATCAAGTATGTCATCACACCTTTCATTAATCGTGGACAACCTCTTTCATTTCTAGAGGAATCGGATCAAGATTCAGCTGTACTGAAGATAGTTCCATCACCAGAGAGTAAG CTTGAGTATTTGGATGGGGAGCTTCTCTATTCAGGGATTGTgctttttatcaaatttttttatagaagtaTTTGCTTCCAGAACGGTTCCTGGATCCGAACTTTTGGACGTTTGACATGGCCTAGAATATCAGAGCTAATAATATCAAGCTTTCTTTCAAAG GTTGTTCCAACAGATGCATCAAAACTACCCGACTTTCAGAAGATTATCAAATGTACATCTGATTTTGAAACAGCTTTAAAAGAGCTCATGTTCATTTCATCAGATGACAAGGATAACAGGCTGAGCAATTTTGCTGAAAATGTCGAGGTTCACTTCGCATTTAAGAAAAAGGCAGAGATCTTGGCTAAAGCTAGAAATCTGCTCCTAGAATGTGACTTTTCCATACCTCAA GAGTATACAAGGGATGGTTCTATTTGGAAGAATGAGGGAACTTCCACCCTGTCATCCAGCCATGTGGTAGATTTGATTTTCTTATCAGAGAGGTGTTTGGTATCCAAAGCAGCCAAACAATTGATGGAACTAATTCATCAGACACTGCAG GATGTCTGCCTGTCATCTACAAGAGTTGCTGTGGAATTTTATCATGCAGCTAGAGATGCTATACTTCTTTATGAAGTAGTAGTCCCTGTCAAG CTAGAGAGGCAGCTTGGTGGCATCAAtcaagtagctgttctgatgCATAATGACTGTCTTTATCTTTCCCAAGAGATACTTGGATTTGCATTTGAG TATCGAACAGATTTTCCAAGTTCGATGAAAGAGCATGCTGTGTTTGCTGATTTGGCTCCAAGATTTCTGCTTTTGGCAGAAGATATATTGCAGAGACAAGTTCACCTTGTTATTTATAACTTGAAGGAG GCTATAGACAGTGCTGATGGATTTCAGAATACTCATCAAATGCAACAATTTGAGTCCGCTAAATTCAGCATTGACCAG GTTGTTTTCATTCTTGAAAAAGTGCATATCATATGGGAGCCACTTTTGCTTCCTTCAACTTACAGGAAAAGCATGTGTACAGTATTAGAGTCAGTTTTCTCTAGAATCGCAAGAGATATACTTCTCATAGATGACATGGCTGCAGAAGAGACTTTACAG TTACAAAGACTAATCCATTTAATGCTGGAAAGCCTATCATCTTTATTTGAGTCCTTGGCCACTGGTGATCCAAATTCGCACGAGTTCTCTGCAGAGTCTCTTGAAAATCTTATCCCATCTTTACGCAAAATCCGCAAACTATCAG AATTATTAGATATGCCTTTAAAATCCATTACAGCATCTTGGGAGAATAAAGAATTGCTCAGCTGTGGCTTTACTATCACGGAG GTGGAAGATTTCATAAAAGCTATATTTGCAGACTCACCTTTAAGAAAAGATTGTTTACGGAGGATACAAAATGCGAACTTTTAG
- the LOC123895275 gene encoding pre-mRNA-splicing factor ATP-dependent RNA helicase DEAH7-like produces the protein MEKNGDGAEIVDINKTTMTLEPEKSTGGGLYVPGKDRVVYVAPEKKSRLGLDTLAIAKRGESQSDGAFKVPKEITTSIAAAAEDEDKSESSVVVEESGQGGTRKRAHRRYRDSTSETSRAESSLTEDHHADTYGNRSVEHRGSDVSASPSGYDRDDHRSERRHARDDSRSNSREVRHRNNYESRESYSGRDSSRYHDHEHDRKRNRYEGSRRTPGRSDWDSGRWEWEDTPRRDGVSSSRRHQPSPSPMFVGASPDVRLVSPWLGGHTNSSYNSPSPWDHVSPSPVPIRASGSSVKTSVSGYNRRSHKLTFSSENPNTYEEEIADKSDLGEEHKYEITESMRQEMEYDADRAWYDREEGSTLFDSDNSSLFLGDEASFQKKEAELAKRLVRRDGTKMSLSQSKKLSQLTADNAQWEDRQLLRSGAVRGTEVQTEFDDEDERKVILLVHDTKPPFLDGRVVFTKQAEPIMPIKDPTSDMAIISRKGSALVREIHEKQSSNKSRQRFWELAGSKLGDILGVEKTAEQIDADTAVVGEDGEIDFKEEAKFSNHMKKGEAVSDFAMSKTLSEQRQYLPIFSVREELLQVIRENQVVVVVGETGSGKTTQLTQYLHEDGYTTGGIVGCTQPRRVAAMSVAKRVSEEMDTELGDKIGYAIRFEDVTGPNTIIKYMTDGVLLRETLKDSDLDKYRVIVMDEAHERSLSTDVLFGILKKVVAQRRDFKLIVTSATLNAQKFSTFFGSVPIFHIPGRTFPVNILWSKTPCEDYVEAAVKQAMTIHITSPPGDILIFMTGQDEIEAACYALAERMEQMVSTSKKEVPKLLILPIYSQLPADLQAKIFQKAEDGARKCIVATNIAETSLTVDGIFFVIDTGYGKMKVYNPRMGMDALQVFPVSRAAADQRAGRAGRTGPGTCYRLYTESAYLNEMLASPVPEIQRTNLGNVVLLLKSLKVENLLDFDFMDPPPQDNILNSMYQLWVLGALNNVGGLTELGWKMVEFPLDPPLAKMLLMGEQLGCLEEVLTIVSMLSVPSVFFRPKDRAEESDAARERFFVPESDHLTLYNVYQQWKQHDYRGDWCNDHFLHVKGLRKAREVRSQLLDILKTLKIPLTTCFPDTDVVRKAICSAYFHNSARLKGVGEYVNTRNGMPCHLHPSSALYGMGCTPDYVVYHELILTTKEYMQCATAVEPQWLAELGPMFFSVKESDTSLLEHKKKQKQEKTAMEEEMDNLKKEQAELERENKRKEKEKRAKNQQQISMPGLKKGSSTFLRPKKFGL, from the exons ATGGAG AAAAATGGAGATGGTGCTGAAATTGTTGACATAAACAAGACTACAATGACTTTGGAACCGGAAAAGTCCACCGGTGGTGGACTTTATGTTCCCGGGAAGGATCGTGTAGTTTACGTGGCACCGGAGAAAAAATCCCGTTTAG GACTTGATACGCTTGCCATTGCGAAAAGGGGAGAGTCTCAAAGTGATGGGGCCTTCAAGGTGCCAAAAGAAATAACCACTTCGATTGCAGCTGCTGCAGAGGATGAAGATAAGTCCGAGTCCTCTGTTGTTGTTGAGGAAAGTGGGCAAGGAGGTACACGCAAACGTGCTCATAGAAGATATCGTGATTCGACCAGTGAAACGTCTCGTGCAG AAAGTTCTCTGACCGAAGATCACCATGCTGATACATATGGGAATCGTTCAGTTGAGCATAGGGGTTCAGAT GTTTCTGCTTCACCTTCTGGATATGACAGGGATGATCATAGGAGTGAGAGGAGGCATGCTAGGGATGATTCAAGGAGTAACAGCCGAGAGGTCCGACATAGAAACAATTATGAAAGTAGGGAATCTTATTCAGGAAGGGATTCAAGTAGGTATCATGATCATGAACATGATAGAAAGAGAAACAGATATGAAGGATCAAGGAGAACGCCTG GCAGATCTGACTGGGACAGTGGCCGATGGGAATGGGAAGACACTCCACGAAGGGATGGTGTCTCTAGTTCTAGACGTCATCAACCTTCACCATCCCCAATGTTTGTTGGCGCCTCACCTGATGTACGATTAGTTTCTCCATGGTTGGGGGGCCATACTAATTCATCCT ATAATTCACCTTCTCCTTGGGACCATGTTTCTCCATCTCCTGTTCCGATACGTGCTTCTGGCTCTTCAGTCAAAACTTCTGTTTCTGGATATAATCGAAGGTCGCATAAACTCACTTTTTCTTCAGAAAATCCAAATACATATGAG GAGGAAATAGCAGATAAATCTGACTTGGGTGAAGAACACAAGTATGAGATTACTGAAAGCATGCGTCAAGAGATGGAATACGATGCAGACCGAGCATG GTATGATAGAGAGGAAGGCAGCACATTGTTCGATTCTGATAACTCATCGCTTTTTCTTGGAGATGAGGCTTCATTTCAGAAAAAAGAGGCTGAGTTGGCCAAAAGACTG GTCAGAAGAGATGGGACTAAGATGTCCCTTTCTCAAAGCAAGAAATTGTCTCAACTTACAGCTGATAATGCTCAATGGGAAGATCGGCAACTGCTGAGATCAGGTGCTGTTAGAGGCACAGAGGTTCAGACTGAATTTGATGATGAGGATGAACGCAAGGTCATTCTTCTTGTGCACG ATACAAAGCCTCCTTTTCTCGATGGCAGAGTTGTTTTTACTAAGCAGGCGGAGCCAATTATGCCAATAAAAGATCCAACATCTGACATGGCTATAATTTCTCGTAAAGGATCTGCTCTTGTAAGAGAAATCCATGAGAAGCAGAGTTCAAATAAGTCTCGCCAACGCTTTTGGGAACTTGCAGGCTCAAAACTTGGTGATATCTTAGGTGTTGAAAAAACAGCAGAACAG ATTGATGCAGACACTGCTGTAGTGGGTGAAGATGGTGAAATTGATTTTAAGGAGGAAGCTAAGTTTTCAAACCACATGAAGAAAGGAGAAGCTGTGAGCGACTTTGCTATGTCAAAAACTCTTTCTGAGCAAAGGCAATATCTGCCTATTTTTTCAGTGCGAGAAGAGTTATTACAG GTGATTCGTGAAAATCAGGTGGTGGTTGTAGTTGGGGAAACTGGTTCAGGAAAGACAACCCAATTGACACAG TATCTACATGAGGATGGCTATACTACTGGTGGTATAGTAGGTTGCACCCAACCAAGGCGTGTGGCAGCTATGAGTGTTGCCAAGAGAGTTAGCGAGGAGATGGACACAGAGTTGGGCGATAAAATTGGCTATGCTATACGTTTTGAGGATGTGACTGGGCCAAATACCATAATAAAG TACATGACAGATGGGGTACTTCTACGTGAAACACTTAAAGACTCTGATTTAGACAAGTATAG GGTTATTGTGATGGATGAAGCCCATGAAAGGTCATTAAGCACAGATGTCCTTTTTGGAATATTGAAGAAAGTTGTAGCCCAACGCCGCGATTTCAAGCTGATTGTCACATCAGCAACTCTGAATGCACAGAAATTTTCAACCTTCTTTGGAAG TGTACCGATTTTTCATATTCCTGGGAGAACATTTCCTGTCAACATATTATGGAGTAAAACTCCATGTGAAGATTATGTTGAAGCTGCAGTGAAGCAGGCTATGACTATTCACATAACCAGCCCTCCGGGTGACATCCTTATCTTCATGACTGGCCAAGATGAGATCGAGGCAGCTTGCTATGCCCTTGCTGAAAGAATGGAGCAGATGGTATCAACTTCAAAGAAAGAAGTCCCAAAACTTTTAATTCTTCCCATATATTCTCAGCTTCCGGCTGACTTGCAAGCAAAGATATTTCAGAAAGCTGAAGATGGTGCTCGCAAATGCATTGTGGCCACTAATATTGCTGAGACATCGCTGACTGTGGACGGTATCTTCTTTGTCATAGACACAGGCTATGGTAAAATGAAGGTGTACAACCCTAGGATGGGTATGGATGCTCTCCAAGTCTTCCCTGTTAGCCGTGCTGCTGCTGATCAGCGTGCTGGTCGAGCTGGTCGAACTGGCCCTGGTACATGCTATAGGCTGTATACAGAGAGTGCTTACCTAAATGAAATGTTGGCCAGTCCTGTTCCAGAGATTCAAAGGACTAACCTTGGCAATGTGGTTTTGTTGCTGAAATCTCTTAAAGTTGAAAACTTACTTGACTTTGATTTCATGGATCCACCTCCGCAGGATAATATTCTTAATTCTATGTACCAGTTGTGGGTATTGGGCGCCCTTAACAATGTGGGAGGTTTGACCGAACTTGGCTGGAAAATGGTTGAGTTTCCACTAGATCCTCCACTTGCCAAGATGCTTTTGATGGGTGAACAGTTGGGGTGTCTTGAGGAGGTTCTGACAATTGTTTCCATGCTTTCAGTACCATCTGTTTTCTTTAGGCCAAAGGACCGAGCAGAGGAGAGTGATGCTGCACGTGAACGGTTTTTTGTACCAGAATCAGATCATTTAACCCTTTACAATGTTTATCAGCAATGGAAACAACACGATTACAGAGGTGATTGGTGCAATGACCATTTTTTGCACGTCAAAGGTCTAAGAAAGGCTAGAGAAGTGAGATCCCAACTGCTTGATATTCTCAAGACCCTAAAGATTCCGTTAACAACATGTTTCCCTGACACGGACGTCGTCCGGAAAGCAATTTGTTCTGCCTACTTCCACAATTCAGCAAGATTAAAGGGCGTGGGGGAGTATGTTAACACACGGAATGGGATGCCATGTCATCTTCACCCTAGTAGTGCTCTCTATGGTATGGGTTGCACTCCTGATTATGTGGTTTATCACGAGTTAATCCTCACCACTAAAGAGTACATGCAGTGTGCCACGGCAGTGGAGCCTCAGTGGCTCGCTGAACTGGGACCCATGTTTTTCTCAGTTAAGGAGTCTGATACATCACTATTGGAGCATAAAAAGAAGCAGAAACAAGAGAAAACAGCCATGGAGGAGGAAATGGATAATTTAAAGAAGGAACAAGCAGAGCTCGAGAGAGAAAATAAACGGAAGGAGAAGGAAAAAAGGGCCAAGAATCAGCAGCAAATTTCCATGCCAGGTTTAAAAAAGGGTTCTTCCACATTCTTGAGACCAAAAAAGTTTGGTTTGTAA
- the LOC123897453 gene encoding ETHYLENE INSENSITIVE 3-like 3 protein, translating into MAEIEEIGPDVCSDLDVDDIRDQNIPEKDVSDEDIEPEDLERRMWKDRIKLKRLKEKQKLEARQAAEKQKPRQSSDQARRKKMSRAQDGILKYMLKLMEVCKARGFVYGIIPEKGKPVSGSSDNIRAWWKEKVKFDRNGPAAIAKYEAECLAMIEADNNRNGNPQSMLQDLQDATLGSLLSSLMQHCDPPQRKYPLEKGVPPPWWPTGNEDWWLHLNLPHGQGPPYKKPHDLKKMWKVGVLTAVIKHMSPDIAKIRRHVRQSKCLQDKMTAKESSIWLGVLSREEALIRQPSSDNGTSGITEMPVGIPIENKQPGTSSASNYDVENYDVDVTDDGVGSVSSKEDRSNQFMDAEPSDNLRRSSVKDTDRAQKPRKKRPRSRSKAANKLPAQSDNEILNVEPISKVPNINGREAHVVGLLRIHGNEQVNGTDSVLRLPERGHEVPVQLAAPEFDHYSYMHANNVMSPESVYMSGRPLHYPHLQNPPDMPHEDTYIFNTVGGGYGPSQDGPHQHLQPGPAANIEPGYGPNQDGPHQHLQPGPAANIEPGYGPSQDGPHQHLQPSPAANIEPGYGPSQDGPHQHLLPSPVANIEPIRQPENAAITMPPAHMRGDEITGGDMNYFAKDAFQNELDRPIEPFFGSPISNMPFDFGGLNSPPFHLDDFLGDDEMIQYFGA; encoded by the exons ATGGCTGAAATTGAAGAAATTGGACCTGATGTTTG CTCAGATTTAGATGTTGACGATATCAGAGATCAAAACATACCGGAGAAAGATGTTAGTGACGAAGATATTGAACCGGAAGATTTGGAGAGGCGGATGTGGAAGGATCGTATCAAACTCAAAAGGCTCAAGGAAAAACAAAAGCTTGAAGCACGGCAAGCTGCAGAGAAGCAAAAGCCAAGGCAATCATCTGATCAAGCTCGTAGGAAGAAAATGTCGAGGGCACAAGATGGGATTCTTAAGTATATGCTGAAGCTCATGGAAGTCTGCAAAGCTCGTGGATTTGTGTATGGAATCATTCCTGAGAAGGGGAAGCCAGTAAGTGGTTCCTCTGATAACATCAGAGCTTGGTGGAAAGAAAAGGTCAAATTCGATAGGAATGGTCCTGCAGCCATAGCCAAGTATGAAGCAGAGTGTCTTGCTATGATTGAGGCTGACAATAACCGAAACGGGAACCCTCAGAGCATGCTCCAAGACCTGCAAGATGCAACTCTCGGGTCGCTCTTGTCTTCTTTGATGCAACACTGTGATCCTCCTCAGAGGAAATATCCGTTGGAAAAGGGTGTTCCCCCGCCTTGGTGGCCTACCGGGAATGAAGATTGGTGGTTACATTTGAATTTACCTCATGGTCAGGGTCCTCCTTACAAGAAACCTCACGATTTAAAGAAGATGTGGAAAGTGGGAGTGCTAACTGCTGTGATAAAACACATGTCACCTGATATCGCAAAAATAAGGAGGCACGTCCGCCAATCAAAATGCTTGCAAGACAAGATGACGGCAAAGGAAAGTTCAATTTGGTTGGGGGTATTAAGTCGAGAAGAAGCTCTCATTAGGCAGCCTAGTAGTGATAATGGTACGTCTGGAATAACCGAAATGCCAGTCGGCATTCCTATTGAGAATAAGCAACCTGGTACTAGTAGTGCAAGCAACTATGATGTTGAGAACTATGATGTTGATGTTACTGACGATGGCGTTGGTTCTGTTTCTTCCAAAGAAGACAGGAGCAATCAGTTTATGGATGCCGAGCCATCAGATAACTTGCGCAGGAGTTCTGTCAAAGACACAGATAGAGCTCAAAAACCTAGAAAGAAACGACCACGTTCAAGGTCAAAAGCAGCCAACAAATTACCAGCGCAATCTGACAATGAAATTTTAAATGTTGAACCTATAAGCAAAGTGCCCAACATCAATGGAAGAGAAGCACATGTAGTTGGACTCCTCCGGATTCATGGAAATGAACAGGTCAATGGAACTGATTCTGTTTTGAGACTGCCTGAAAGAGGACACGAGGTGCCAGTTCAACTAGCAGCACCCGAGTTTGATCATTACTCTTATATGCATGCAAACAACGTAATGTCTCCAGAAAGCGTGTATATGAGTGGAAGGCCATTGCACTATCCTCACTTGCAAAACCCTCCTGACATGCCTCATGAAGATACTTATATCTTCAATACAGTCGGAGGAGGATATGGTCCTAGTCAGGATGGGCCGCATCAACATCTGCAGCCCGGTCCCGCTGCGAACATTGAACCAGGATATGGTCCTAATCAGGATGGGCCACATCAGCATCTGCAGCCCGGTCCCGCCGCAAACATTGAACCAGGATATGGTCCTAGTCAGGATGGGCCACATCAGCATCTGCAGCCCAGTCCCGCCGCAAACATTGAACCAGGATATGGTCCTAGTCAGGATGGGCCGCATCAGCATCTGCTTCCTAGTCCTGTTGCAAACATTGAACCAATTAGGCAACCAGAGAATGCTGCAATCACTATGCCTCCAGCACATATGCGAGGTGATGAAATTACTGGAGGAGACATGAATTATTTTGCTAAAGACGCATTCCAAAACGAGCTCGATAGGCCTATAGAACCTTTCTTTGGATCACCAATCAGTAACATGCCATTTGATTTTGGAGGCCTTAACAGTCCACCGTTCCATTTAGATGATTTCTTGGGTGATGATGAGATGATTCAGTACTTTGGAGCATAG